A genome region from Megalobrama amblycephala isolate DHTTF-2021 linkage group LG16, ASM1881202v1, whole genome shotgun sequence includes the following:
- the LOC125249031 gene encoding olfactory receptor 1-like, translating into MSLSQNISIVHPEHFFITGLTGTPYSTYYYIFLFIIYFISIIGNSIVLLVIALHRSLHSPMYIGVFNLALADIGESNALIPNMMKIFFSDSQYISYNDCLANMFFVNFFITVQTYTLVVLAFDRFVAICLPLRYNAIVNNKFMAILFSVIWAFNTFLVTLSTSLMTRLSFCKSNVVESSYCDYGRLVRMPCNDSSINNVIAIIITAFFLVAPPFIIVLSYLGIFIALCKITTWEGRFKALKTCVSHLLVVGSFFIPILCNMIAAPSVNARIINGSLSVALPPMLNPIIYVLNTAKIKDLIRKVLNNRSAPIRGNVSK; encoded by the coding sequence ATGAGTTTATCCCAGAATATCTCGATTGTTCATCCAGAACACTTTTTCATCACTGGGCTTACAGGTACACCATACAGCACTTATTACTATATATTcttatttatcatatattttatttctataattGGGAACTCGATAGTCCTTCTCGTTATAGCTCTTCACCGGAGCCTGCACAGTCCAATGTACATTGGTGTGTTTAACTTGGCCTTGGCAGATATTGGTGAAAGTAATGCACTGATCCCTAAcatgatgaagatttttttttcagactcgCAGTACATCTCATATAATGATTGTTTGGCAAACATGTTTTTTGTGAACTTCTTTATTACTGTGCAAACTTACACTCTTGTTGTTCTGGCATTTGATCGTTTCGTTGCAATCTGTTTGCCACTAAGATATAATGCTATAGTGAATAATAAGTTCATGGCTATATTGTTTTCAGTAATATGGGCATTTAACACCTTTCTTGTAACACTGTCAACATCTTTGATGACCAGACTTTCATTCTGTAAATCCAATGTGGTAGAGAGTTCGTATTGTGACTATGGAAGATTGGTGAGGATGCCATGCAATGACAGTAGCATTAATAATGTTATAGCAATCATCATTACCGCTTTTTTCCTTGTAGCACCACCATTCATTATAGTCCTGTCATATCTGGGcatttttattgctttatgtaaaattacaacttgGGAAGGACGTTTTAAAGCACTGAAGACCTGCGTTTCTCACCTTTTGGTAGTTGGATCATTCTTTATTCCCATATTATGCAATATGATTGCTGCACCTTCTGTCAATGCCAGGATCATCAACGGATCTCTTTCAGTTGCTCTTCCACCAATGCTAAATCCcatcatttatgttttaaacacAGCTAAAATCAAAGACTTAATCCGAAAAGTGCTTAACAACAGATCTGCACCAATTAGAGGGAATGTTTCAAAATGA